Proteins encoded in a region of the Drosophila gunungcola strain Sukarami chromosome 3L unlocalized genomic scaffold, Dgunungcola_SK_2 000005F, whole genome shotgun sequence genome:
- the LOC128258997 gene encoding cytochrome P450 302a1, mitochondrial isoform X2 → MDAAETTNSCILPTDQGLQLWRFLETPSYRKLSQAQSYMEGVALELLEENIKNGSMGPSLISAYLKNPELDRSDVVGTAADLLLAGIDTTSYASAFLLYHVARNPEVQQRLYEEAKRVLPNPKEQLSMDALRTDITYTRAVLKESLRLNPIAVGVGRILNQDAVFSGYFVPKGTTVVTQNMVACRLEQHFRDPLRFQPDRWLQHRSALNPYLVLPFGHGMRACIARRLAEQNMHILLLRLLREYELIWSGSEAELGVKTLLINKPDAPVLIELRSRTA, encoded by the exons ATGGACGCAGCGGAGACCACCAATAGCTGCATCCTGCCCACCGATCAGGGTCTTCAACTATGGCGCTTCCTGGAGACCCCCAGCTATCGGAAACTGAGCCAGGCCCAATCCTACATGGAGGGAGTGGCCCTGGAACTGCTGGAGGAGAACATAAAGAATGGCTCAATGGGACCCTCACTGATCTCGGCTTACCTTAAGAATCCAGAGCTGGATCGCAGCGATGTGGTGGGCACAGCTGCCGATTTGCTCTTGGCTGGCATCGATACCACCTCCTATGCCTCGGCATTCCTGCTCTATCATGTGGCCCGGAATCCGGAGGTCCAGCAGCGACTCTACGAGGAGGCCAAAAGAGTGCTTCCCAATCCCAAGGAGCAGCTGTCTATGGATGCTCTCAGAACGGACATCACATATACGAGGGCTGTCCTCAAGGAATCCCTGCGCTTGAATCCCATCGCCGTGGGAGTGGGCAGAATACTTAACCAGGATGCGGTCTTCAGTGGTTACTTTGTGCCCAAGGGG ACCACTGTGGTAACCCAAAACATGGTGGCCTGCCGCCTGGAACAGCACTTCCGGGATCCGCTTCGCTTTCAGCCGGATCGGTGGCTCCAGCATCGGAGCGCCCTAAATCCCTACCTAGTTCTGCCCTTTGGCCATGGAATGCGGGCCTGCATTGCCCGTCGTTTGGCCGAGCAGAATATGCACATACTGCTCCTCAGG CTGCTGCGTGAATACGAATTGATTTGGAGCGGATCTGAGGCAGAGCTGGGTGTCAAGACGCTGCTAATAAATAAACCTGATGCTCCAGTGCTGATTGAGCTGCGATCGCGTACCGCATAA
- the LOC128259379 gene encoding UDP-glucosyltransferase 2 — protein sequence MKSLILLPVFLLVGSLCPSEAANILCLVSTAKHNNPGWSKPLFDALLAKGHTLLVISTAPNPEPKKQVDGLLYYHLPNEYDVMKKHFIREDTKEYQEMVTLKQLLVWYEVLLGSCRAVLNSNAMNSMMPELTAQLAVEFDLIITDITHGMECLMDAVPVWRSKPILGLSAGKLTPDLISLIQAENTINPARTPHYISQVPRMMGFWNRLHNHIMFYAEPLIRFVIVRPVLNGLVTTENAFPTLQLVLLNTHPTLDYVQNLPPGVIEVGGLHIKSKVDPLPTYIQEFTEKFIDGIVYINMPYIEYMNGQGIKAVTEMILDNPNCGFIWNMEQLEQMPPEISNLIALHVDQSLQQDILGLPCLKGFLNHGDSFSLQEAVHNGVPVVVLPLKLEEFNNAQRVLERKLGVVVQVSGFNQKSLATALKQVLNVESISSALYQAQLKFRTRPQSPLELAVWHAEQLIAEPRFYKDFAQTEALAQNFIVAHSVDVIVIPVLIILAVAVNVGHLVIVLFTRGSKGQQDPIVDEDSKSEVPKKRKKLKKISKSCVPTNNTLKESATDSVKDLNDEIFEREKQLLLQEEEKPSLEKKED from the exons ATGAAGAGCTTGATTTTACTGCCGGTGTTTCTTCTTGTGGGCAGTTTGTGCCCCTCGGAGGCGGCAAATATCCTGTGCCTGGTGAGCACCGCCAAGCACAATAATCCCGGCTGGTCGAAGCCCCTTTTTGATGCCTTGCTGGCCAAAGGTCATACCTTGCTGGTGATCAGTACCGCCCCTAATCCGGAACCGAAGAAGCAGGTGGATGGTCTGTTGTACTACCACCTGCCCAACGAATACGATGTGATGAAGAAGCACTTCATCCGCGAGGACACCAAGGAGTACCAGGAGATGGTGACCCTCAAGCAGCTGCTGGTGTGGTACGAGGTCCTTTTGGGCAGCTGTCGTGCCGTCCTCAACTCGAATGCCATGAATAGCATGATGCCCGAGTTGACCGCCCAACTGGCCGTGGAGTTTGATCTGATAATCACCGACATCACCCACGGAATGGAGTGCCTGATGGACGCGGTTCCCGTGTGGCGTTCCAAACCGATTCTCGGGCTGAGTGCCGGCAAACTCACCCCGGATCTGATCTCCCTGATCCAGGCGGAGAACACGATTAACCCGGCCAGGACACCACATTATATCAGCCAAGTGCCCAGGATGATGGGCTTCTGGAATCGACTACACAATCACATTATGTTCTATGCAGAGCCATT AATTCGCTTCGTGATCGTTCGCCCAGTGCTCAATGGCCTGGTGACCACCGAAAATGCCTTTCCCACTTTACAACTGGTACTGCTTAACACACATCCAACCCTGGACTACGTTCAAAATCTTCCACCAGGCGTAATCGAAGTGGGTGGTCTGCACATCAAAAGCAAGGTCGATCCTCTGCCCACGTATATACAGGAATTCACTGAGAAATTCATCGATGGCATTGTATACATAAACATGCCCTATATTGAGTATATGAATGGCCAGGGAATTAAGGCTGTAACCGAGATGATACTTGACAATCCCAACTGTGGGTTCATTTGGAATAtggagcagctggagcagATGCCACCCGAGATTTCCAATTTAATAGCACTTCATGTGGATCAGTCACTGCAGCAGGATATATTGG GCTTGCCATGTCTAAAGGGCTTCCTGAACCATGGTGATAGTTTCAGTCTGCAGGAGGCTGTTCATAATGGTGTGCCCGTGGTTGTGCTACCCCTCAAACTGGAGGAGTTCAAT AATGCCCAGCGTGTATTGGAACGCAAGTTAGGAGTGGTGGTTCAGGTCAGCGGATTTAATCAGAAGTCTCTGGCTACCGCTCTAAAGCAAGTCCTGAATGTCGAATCAATCAGCAGTGCCCTCTACCAGGCTCAGTTGAAATTCCGGACCCGTCCGCAGTCCCCTCTAGAATTGGCAGTATGGCATGCCGAGCAACTGATCGCCGAACCTCGTTTCTACAAGGATTTTGCCCAGACTGAGGCCCTGGCCCAGAACTTTATTGTGGCCCATTCTGTGGATGTGATAGTGATTCCAGTCCTTATCATCCTGGCTGTGGCCGTAAACGTAGGTCACTTGGTCATAGTCCTATTCACCAGGGGGTCCAAGGGTCAGCAGGATCCTATTGTGGATGAGGATTCCAAAAGTGAGGTGCCTAAAAAGCGCAAAAAGCTAAAGAAGATTTCCAAGAGTTGCGTACCAACGAATAATACACTTAAAGAATCTGCCACCGATTCTGTTAAAGATTTAAACGATGAGATATTCGAAAGGGAGAAGCAGCTTCTACTCCAAGAGGAAGAAAAGCCTTCGCTGGAGAAAAAAGAAGACTAA
- the LOC128259227 gene encoding protein dpy-30 homolog, which produces MPMSHGDGSFQGGGDLAKNESNSQQSLGEANAFAACQKPLLDANSLPVRQYLDQTVAPILLHGLQALARDRPDDPVSYLATYLLKNKNRTLEVNVDES; this is translated from the coding sequence ATGCCGATGTCTCATGGGGATGGAAGCTTCCAGGGCGGCGGAGATCTGGCCAAGAACGAGTCCAACTCGCAGCAATCGCTGGGAGAAGCCAATGCATTTGCCGCCTGTCAGAAGCCACTTCTGGACGCCAACTCGCTGCCGGTGCGCCAGTACCTGGACCAGACAGTGGCCCCCATTCTGCTCCATGGACTGCAGGCCCTGGCCCGCGATCGACCCGATGATCCGGTCAGCTACCTGGCCACCTATCTCCTGAAGAACAAGAATCGCACCCTGGAGGTCAATGTGGATGAGAGCTAA
- the LOC128259226 gene encoding uncharacterized protein LOC128259226: protein MKSWLLALVALAAAVSGSQTPSANQYHIQTDEGPERYFRFQTDSGQFRKEKRLQDGTVIGTEAWIDAAGYLRQKDYIADKEGYRILKSKTIYVGLGRAVEDAIKSTKAAPAQSGVLVHGGSSGSSANSLGSYQRPNYGYISSTTSTTTPAPVKPSLLDIVDSGVGKLNYLPPEEAAKIEPQSQLGFDHYPDELPRASGQLSSPLPATPLNPLVDIHPNAEPVQDFELNAINVYDAEADRSFGHGQFGSVISSTTARPPSLDMLPPLSAHRRRLRPRPTPAPIAIVSSTPAPISGGDLYGYSSPQPFAAPAPYQFAPPASSSSTGYGYYPPPQSPLEVNSLEAALLPPLPSAHGYRRRLRPRPVQSNHLEGLAATEYDGVGTTRNGFRYVLPKQYHEEETNPADGKRAGSFGYVDPFGIRRVVYYNASPGRGFVHRNNNQFVGANGAPYDAPGPAQLVNE, encoded by the exons ATGAAATCGTGGCTG CTGGCTCTGGTGGCCCTGGCAGCGGCTGTTTCTGGCAGCCAGACTCCAAGTGCGAATCAATACCACATCCAGACGGACGAGGGGCCGGAGCGGTACTTCCGCTTCCAAACGGACAGCGGTCAGTTCCGCAAGGAGAAGCGGCTGCAGGATGGCACTGTCATCG GCACTGAGGCCTGGATCGATGCAGCGGGCTATCTGCGCCAGAAGGACTACATAGCCGACAAGGAGGGATACAGGATACTCAAGTCCAAGACCATTTATGTGGGCCTTGGAAGAGCTGTTgag GATGCCATTAAATCCACCAAGGCGGCACCTGCGCAATCGGGCGTCTTGGTCCATGGCGGCTCATCAGGATCTTCGGCCAACAGTTTGGGCAGCTATCAGCGTCCCAACTATGGCTACATATCCAGCACCACCTCCACCACCACACCCGCTCCCGTAAAGCCGTCTCTTCTGGACATTGTGGACTCGGGCGTGGGAAAACTGAATTACTTGCCACCCGAAGAAGCTGCCAAAATTGAGCCGCAATCACAACTCGGATTCGATCACTATCCGGATGAATTGCCTCGGGCCAGCGGTCAGCTTTCGTCGCCACTGCCAGCCACGCCCCTTAATCCGCTGGTGGATATTCACCCCAATGCTGAGCCTGTCCAGGATTTCGAACTGAATGCCATCAATGTGTACGATGCCGAGGCGGATCGCTCTTTTGGCCATGGACAGTTTGGTTCGGTTATAAGTTCCACCACGGCCAGACCACCTTCGCTGGACATGCTGCCTCCCTTGAGTGCCCACAGGCGACGCCTGCGTCCGCGTCCCACACCTGCTCCCATAGCCATTGTTTCCAGTACCCCAGCACCCATTTCTGGAGGGGATTTATATGGCTACTCCTCGCCGCAGCCCTTTGCCGCCCCTGCCCCCTATCAGTTTGCCCCGCCGGCCAGTTCCTCCAGCACCGGATACGGATACTATCCTCCGCCGCAGTCGCCACTGGAGGTCAACTCGCTGGAGGCGGCTCTGCTCCCGCCCCTGCCCTCCGCCCACGGCTACCGAAGGCGCCTCCGGCCAAGGCCAGTCCAGAGCAACCACCTGGAGGGATTGGCCGCCACCGAGTACGATGGCGTGGGCACCACGCGCAATGGCTTCCGCTACGTGCTGCCTAAGCAGTATCACGAGGAGGAGACCAATCCGGCGGATGGCAAGCGGGCGGGCAGCTTCGGCTACGTGGATCCCTTCGGCATCCGGCGGGTGGTCTACTACAATGCATCTCCTGGGCGGGGATTCGTCCATCGGAACAACAACCAGTTTGTGGGCGCCAATGGAGCGCCCTACGATGCTCCGGGTCCAGCGCAGCTGGTCAACGAATAG
- the LOC128258997 gene encoding cytochrome P450 302a1, mitochondrial isoform X1, with protein sequence MLTKLLKISCTSRQCTFAKPFQAIPGPRGPLGLGNLYNYLPGIGSYSWLKLHQAGQHKYEKYGAIVKETIVPGQDIVWLYDPRDIASLLNERDCPQRRSHLALAQYRKNRPDVYKTTGLLPTNGPDWWRLRAQLQKELSAPKSVRNFVCQVDGVTKEFLRFLQESRERDAIDMLPKLTRLNLELTCLLVFGARLQSFSPEEQDHRSRSTRLMDAAETTNSCILPTDQGLQLWRFLETPSYRKLSQAQSYMEGVALELLEENIKNGSMGPSLISAYLKNPELDRSDVVGTAADLLLAGIDTTSYASAFLLYHVARNPEVQQRLYEEAKRVLPNPKEQLSMDALRTDITYTRAVLKESLRLNPIAVGVGRILNQDAVFSGYFVPKGTTVVTQNMVACRLEQHFRDPLRFQPDRWLQHRSALNPYLVLPFGHGMRACIARRLAEQNMHILLLRLLREYELIWSGSEAELGVKTLLINKPDAPVLIELRSRTA encoded by the exons atgctgaCCAAACTGTTGAAAATTAGCTGCACTTCGAGGCAGTGCACCTTTGCCAAGCCCTTTCAAGCCATTCCCGGACCAAGAGGACCTCTGGGATTGGGCAACCTCTACAACTACCTGCCCGGAATCGGATCCTATTCCTGGCTGAAGTTGCACCAAGCCGGCCAGCATAAGTACGAGAAATATGGTGCAATCGTCAAGGAGACTATAGTGCCCGGCCAGGATATAGTATGGCTTTACGATCCCCGGGATATCGCATCGCTGCTCAACGAGCGGGATTGCCCGCAGCGAAGGAGTCACCTGGCATTGGCCCAGTATCGTAAAAATCGACCGGATGTCTACAAGACCACCGGCTTGCTGCCCACCAATGGTCCCGATTGGTGGCGTCTGCGTGCCCAGCTGCAAAAGGAGCTGAGTGCCCCGAAAAGTGTGAGGAACTTTGTCTGCCAAGTGGATGGAGTGACCAAGGAGTTCCTCAGATTCCTACAAGAGTCGCGGGAGCGAGATGCCATCGATATGCTACCCAAACTCACCCGATTGAATTTGGAAT TAACCTGCCTGCTAGTTTTTGGAGCCCGTCTGCAGTCGTTTTCTCCCGAGGAGCAAGATCATAGGTCTCGATCCACCCGCTTGATGGACGCAGCGGAGACCACCAATAGCTGCATCCTGCCCACCGATCAGGGTCTTCAACTATGGCGCTTCCTGGAGACCCCCAGCTATCGGAAACTGAGCCAGGCCCAATCCTACATGGAGGGAGTGGCCCTGGAACTGCTGGAGGAGAACATAAAGAATGGCTCAATGGGACCCTCACTGATCTCGGCTTACCTTAAGAATCCAGAGCTGGATCGCAGCGATGTGGTGGGCACAGCTGCCGATTTGCTCTTGGCTGGCATCGATACCACCTCCTATGCCTCGGCATTCCTGCTCTATCATGTGGCCCGGAATCCGGAGGTCCAGCAGCGACTCTACGAGGAGGCCAAAAGAGTGCTTCCCAATCCCAAGGAGCAGCTGTCTATGGATGCTCTCAGAACGGACATCACATATACGAGGGCTGTCCTCAAGGAATCCCTGCGCTTGAATCCCATCGCCGTGGGAGTGGGCAGAATACTTAACCAGGATGCGGTCTTCAGTGGTTACTTTGTGCCCAAGGGG ACCACTGTGGTAACCCAAAACATGGTGGCCTGCCGCCTGGAACAGCACTTCCGGGATCCGCTTCGCTTTCAGCCGGATCGGTGGCTCCAGCATCGGAGCGCCCTAAATCCCTACCTAGTTCTGCCCTTTGGCCATGGAATGCGGGCCTGCATTGCCCGTCGTTTGGCCGAGCAGAATATGCACATACTGCTCCTCAGG CTGCTGCGTGAATACGAATTGATTTGGAGCGGATCTGAGGCAGAGCTGGGTGTCAAGACGCTGCTAATAAATAAACCTGATGCTCCAGTGCTGATTGAGCTGCGATCGCGTACCGCATAA
- the LOC128258996 gene encoding bone morphogenetic protein receptor type-2: MNWFIYSWPWLLLALISLGRGSPVPSRQYSCMSFQENDNYLHDDDDQDSSGEVQEQQIESTPVPSEPHRRTCSDGYTFCFTLWNQSPNGTRVVKQGCWKDNTDRPSICSQSECTSSAPTTSTSSLYYCCCSGDVCNAQYAVVEPAPLELGSNDARNSITNRATAKQHQSFLASTMLGLAGVLTALMIGIFLAVQYCRTAKEKPEPEESPLAPSGPGYSSNLRNVDNMNLIGMLGSGKYGTVMKGLLHDQEVAVKIYPEEHHQYYVNERNIYALPLMECPALLSYFGYDERCTMDGRMEYQLVLSLAPLGCLQDWLIANTLTFSQCCGMLRSITRGISHLHTELRLGDQHKPCVAHRDINTRNVLVQADLSCCIADFGFALKVFGSKYEYKGEVAMAETKSINEVGTLRYMAPELLEGAVNLRDCETSLKQMDVYALGLVLWEVSTRCSDFYAPGQTTPPYKAPYEQEVGSHPSFDQMQALVVRHKARPLFPAGWGGGAAAKVVRDTCEDCWDHDADARLTSLCAEERMQEMSGLRPRAQAQPASPLLNTNNLVATTNAEQTHNVITTTTTAAAVHHQMSSDASGLIQPPPNQQLPLAALEREKNHLSYPQQQLQPYQGRNPCQERNLAPLPLRTPPVLVERSKKHSFQTQPQENSLSCLEHDVSVEELIASHHNHQQQQQQQQHHQKNTIVSSSGNSNSNLGQGFPKQQNTDHKLRGWHGVRALIHKKLFRKEHAEELCRQLQLGEEKSNLVTALRRPNNLDLSPRLADKPMPTVQLRSAEQRTGTPAHIVPRSLSSSLIKHINGSTNNNSIQSHGSELQTLSRPAPKRRPGHLRTNSLMATTATTSSGGTGQGPPPTEQQMRRQHSLEVFREVFSGRGSCERLRDPSERVKTPGDVPPSVRKARASKTLSLYDDRMMDSSLLNIL, translated from the exons ATGAATTGGTTTATCTATAGCTGGCCTTGGCTACTTTTGGCCCTGATCTCACTGGGCAGAGGAT CACCTGTTCCCAGTCGCCAGTATAGCTGTATGAGCTTCCAGGAGAATGACAACTACCtgcatgatgatgatgatcagGACTCGAGTGGCGAAGTGCAGGAGCAGCAGATTGAGTCCACTCCGGTGCCCAGCGAACCACATAGACGCACCTGCTCCGATGGCTATACCTTTTGCTTTACCCTCTGGAACCAGTCGCCCAATGGCACCAGAGTTGTCAAGCAGG GTTGCTGGAAGGACAATACAGATCGTCCCTCGATCTGCAGCCAGTCGGAGTGCACTAGTTCGGCACCCACCACTTCCACCAGTTCGTTGTACTACTGCTGCTGTTCGGGGGATGTGTGCAATGCCCAGTACGCCGTGGTGGAACCTGCTCCCCTGGAACTGGGCTCCAATGATGCAAGGAACTCGATTACAAATCGGGCCACTGCCAAGCAGCATCAATCCTTTTTGGCCAGCACAATGCTGGGTTTGGCCGGCGTCCTCACAGCCCTCATGATTGGCATCTTCCTGGCCGTGCAGTACTGCCGGACAGCCAAGGAGAAACCGGAGCCGGAGGAGTCGCCTCTGGCGCCATCGGGCCCTGGCTACAGCTCCAATCTTCGCAATGTGGACAACATGAATTTGATCGGCATGCTGGGCAGTGGCAAGTATGGCACTGTGATGAAGGGACTGCTCCACGATCAGGAGGTGGCAGTCAAGATCTATCCCGAGGAGCATCACCAGTACTATGTGAACGAGAGGAACATCTACGCACTGCCTCTGATGGAATGTCCAGCGTTATTGAGTTATTTTG GCTACGATGAGCGCTGCACAATGGACGGACGGATGGAATACCAGCTGGTACTTTCCCTGGCTCCCCTGGGATGCCTCCAGGATTGGCTGATAGCCAACACCTTGACCTTCAGCCAATGCTGTGGCATGCTGCGATCCATTACGCGTGGTATTTCCCATCTGCACACGGAACTCCGGCTGGGGGATCAGCACAAGCCATGTGTGGCCCATCGCGACATCAATACCCGAAATGTGCTCGTCCAGGCGGATCTCAGCTGTTGCATTGCAGACTTTGGCTTTGCCCTGAAGGTGTTTGGTTCCAAGTACGAGTACAAGGGCGAGGTGGCCATGGCCGAGACGAAGAGCATCAATGAAGTGGGCACCCTGCGCTACATGGCTCCCGAATTGCTGGAGGGAGCTGTAAATCTACGAGATTGCGAGACATCACTGAAACAAATGGATGTTTATGCCCTGGGCCTGGTGCTCTGGGAGGTTTCGACCCGCTGCTCGGATTTCTATGCCCCCGGGCAAACGACGCCACCGTACAAGGCGCCCTATGAGCAGGAGGTGGGCTCCCATCCCAGTTTCGACCAGATGCAGGCACTGGTGGTGCGGCACAAGGCGCGTCCTCTGTTTCCCGCTGGCTGGGGCGGTGGTGCAGCCGCCAAAGTGGTGCGTGATACCTGCGAGGACTGTTGGGACCATGATGCGGATGCCAGGTTGACCTCGTTGTGTGCCGAGGAGCGGATGCAGGAGATGTCGGGTCTGAGGCCAAGAGCCCAGGCTCAACCCGCCAGTCCATTGCTGAACACAAACAATCTGGTGGCCACCACCAATGCGGAACAG ACCCATAATGTCATAACCACAACGACAACGGCGGCTGCAGTGCATCACCAGATGAGCTCGGATGCCAGCGGACTCATACAGCCACCGCCCAATCAGCAGTTGCCTCTGGCCGCCCTGGAGCGGGAAAAGAACCACCTGAGCTACCCGCAACAGCAATTGCAACCGTATCAGGGCCGGAATCCCTGCCAGGAACGCAACCTGGCTCCCCTGCCGCTGCGAACTCCTCCCGTGCTCGTGGAGCGCAGCAAGAAGCACAGTTTCCAGACACAGCCGCAGGAGAACTCTCTATCCTGCCTGGAGCACGATGTGAGTGTGGAGGAGCTGATAGCCAGCCATCAcaaccaccagcagcagcagcagcagcagcagcatcatcagaAGAACACGATTGTCAGCTCGAGTGGGAATAGCAATTCCAACTTGGGTCAGGGATTTCCCAAGCAGCAGAACACGGACCACAAGCTAAGGGGATGGCATGGCGTTAGGGCTTTGATCCACAAGAAGCTCTTCCGCAAGGAGCATGCGGAGGAGCTGTGCCGCCAGTTGCAGTTGGGCGAGGAGAAGTCCAATCTGGTGACGGCCCTGCGGCGGCCCAACAACCTGGACTTGAGTCCACGACTGGCGGACAAGCCCATGCCCACGGTTCAGCTGCGGAGTGCCGAGCAGCGGACGGGCACTCCGGCCCACATTGTGCCCCGCTCGCTGTCCAGCAGCCTGATCAAGCACATCAACGgcagcaccaacaacaactCCATCCAGAGCCATGGCAGCGAACTGCAGACCCTCAGCCGTCCGGCTCCGAAGCGAAGACCCGGCCACCTGCGCACCAACTCCCTGATggccaccaccgccaccaccagcAGCGGCGGCACGGGTCAGGGTCCGCCGCCCACGGAGCAGCAGATGCGCCGCCAGCACAGCCTGGAGGTGTTCCGCGAGGTCTTCAGCGGTCGGGGGAGCTGCGAGCGGTTGAGGGATCCCAGCGAGCGGGTGAAAACGCCCGGCGATGTGCCACCATCCGTGAGGAAGGCCAGGGCCAGCAAGACCCTGAGCCTGTACGACGATCGGATGATGGACTCCTCCCTGCTCAACATCCTCTAG
- the LOC128259406 gene encoding fumarylacetoacetase gives MSQSFVPVPAGSDFPLENLPYAVFSTENNKVHRLCVAIGEHVLDLKAVSQLYPFQVQKSLQAETLNELMGLDFEAWDVVRTQTQKLLTQGSELDQNVDLKAVAIVPQTEIKLHLPAQIGDYTDFYSSIHHATNVGIMFRGPDNALMPNWRHLPVGYHGRASSVVVSGTPIRRPLGQTLPEGAEKPVFGACRLLDFELEMAFFIGGKGNQMGEPIRVDEAWKNVFGFTLMNDWSARDIQKWEYVPLGPFTAKNLGTTISPWVVPTAALKPFLLDNFPQDPEVLPYLRQSIPFNFDINLEVSLKPSDQNESLISKSNFKHLYWTPLQQIAHHTVTGCNLRPGDLMASGTISGETPDSYGSLLELCWKGTKTVELPGGKTRKFLQDFDEVIIRGHCEKNGLRIGFGECVGQVIPAHPVPE, from the exons CCCCTGGAAAATCTGCCCTATGCTGTCTTCTCAACCGAGAACAAT AAAGTTCACCGTCTTTGTGTGGCCATTGGAGAGCATGTCCTGGACCTGAAAGCTGTCTCCCAGCTGTATCCTTTCCAAGTTCAGAAAAGTCTGCAGGCAGAAACATTGAATGAGCTTATGGGACTGGACTTTGAAGCTTGGGATGTGGTGAGGACACAGACTCAGAAGCTTTTAACCCAGGGTTCCGAATTGGATCAGAATGTGGACTTGAAGGCGGT TGCCATTGTACCTCAAACGGAGATTAAACTGCATTTGCCGGCTCAGATTGGTGACTATACGGACTTTTACTCGTCCATCCATCATGCCACCAATGTGGGCATCATGTTCCGAGGACCGGACAATGCCCTCATGCCCAACTGGCGTCATCTGCCGGTGGGTTATCATGGTCGTGCTAGTTCCGTGGTCGTTTCCGGAACTCCCATCCGTCGTCCACTGGGACAAACTCTGCCCGAGGGAGCGGAGAAGCCAGTCTTTGGAGCCTGCAGACTGCTGGACTTCGAGTTGGAGATGGCCTTCTTTATCGGAGGTAAAGGCAATCAGATGGGAGAACCCATTCGCGTCGATGAGGCCTGGAAGAATGTTTTTGGCTTCACATTGATGAACGATTGGAGTGCCAGGGACATCCAGAAGTGGGAGTATGTTCCGTTGGGTCCCTTCACAGCCAAGAATCTGGGAACCACCATCTCACCCTGGGTGGTGCCTACAGCTGCCCTGAAACCTTTCCTACTGGACAACTTCCCCCAGGATCCCGAGGTTCTGCCCTATCTGCGCCAGAGCATTCCATTCAACTTTGATATCAATCTGGAGGTTTCTTTGAAAC CTTCCGACCAGAACGAATCGCTCATCTCAAAGTCCAACTTCAAGCATCTTTACTGGACGCCACTTCAGCAAATCGCTCATCATACTGTCACCGGTTGCAATCTGCGTCCAGGTGATTTGATGGCATCGGGAACAATCTCCGGCGAGACCCCAGACTCTTATGGATCACTTCTAGAGCTCTGCTGGAAGGGCACCAAAACTGTGGAGCTTCCGGGTGGCAAGACGAGGAAGTTCCTCCAGGACTTCGACGAGGTCATCATCCGTGGTCATTGCGAGAAGAACGGACTGCGAATTGGATTTGGGGAGTGTGTGGGACAAGTAATACCCGCCCATCCTGTGCCGGAGTAG